A single Methanolobus sp. ZRKC5 DNA region contains:
- a CDS encoding S8 family serine peptidase — MTLYDSKPDKVQNMLWWDIIENQQVDDEIFKASSAEYSADSTTNQNTRILIDVNLDLLNATNKKTVNDDLNRLGAYNIAFYEQVNSIGADFPISKLSDLSVLDYVVSILDADAPIFEPQLDRSIPAIQADYANSLGLTGKGVRIAVLDTGINHSTGLINIAKDEDGKLIQYSVHDESTEDDSVEDYDGHGTHVAGIIASQPHMCNGNLIQGVAPDSEIVPIKVLGGGSGTEDIAKGINWATEQEVDIISMSIGTAYPDNYPGYWDISHPLITQMNNVRTAIERGVIVVISSGNLADNHNSSRLNKGQSVVIPFYAQNEIKICFYKETIEDKFRISLYDPNGNLNTSFVYDNEFDYSVYRTLNVSPNTGTWQLNITRDNFATGDGKYELIINDLDGKGIAYINRDYRSNLHSITIPGNVEQAITVGASSVYGHGNIVDFSSRGPTRNGNLKPDIVAPGDCIFSLVPASAKYPSGHAYKSGTSQAAPHVSGAAALLIQHYREQYNRDLSPAEIKALLMGSAVDRGGNISESIDNDYGAGILNVYASTLFTVADDEVGGRLFPDDDDDCNITVPENAPPWLKNKGMLYWSDSDDDIDLSLFDSDSKLISSSDLLVPIITRMISDNPSAGIWRYTITGKSYGDSGWDLWDESEKWYLATSYPSSDIFEEETGSITNDDINNYYIEVPDNAEYIRTLIYWEDANNNLDIKLYDPDNNLIDNSTLADVSVEQVGIHSPNSGKWRLEINGTSVANPQPYSILCNYQPVECESNSDVSLIIDSSGSMGSNDPSDLRKQAAKMFIDLASEDDQLAVIDFDGSARIWHSLSLVGTSRGNLKTAVDKVDSSGSTDIAAGLWLGYNELNGPNANDLNGKADVLLTDGQSSVDTSSIVAAYVDKGWPIYSIGLSSSAAKDLLEDISSKTGGVYYDAPTSEALQDIYYQIRNLVMNVQELERESGNIAQGESREGTFDVDNSVDEMDVGTSWPGSDLDLILFYPNGSQVLLDSNSQSGTTDSDINFVSSNTYEIYKLRNPPAGVWKYRIDAIEVQGSEPYTFTVSAVTSTKLLVTMDETEYSTGEFCTITADFFDEQKGISNASIGVEVICPDLTLETFDLVEVNDGAYKGESPAFEQPGLYHISVKATNDNIRRQKTFEIDAKEVLWANFDADCMAGSAPLAVNFSDLSTGNPTACEWDFGDGTPTSVEWNPVHEYNAAGSYNVTLRVWDATESCISTKEHFIQILDASISSISVEKFTNGYDADTDALPSIPIGNAVEWVYVINNTGDIPLFNIKLEDDVEGEIMCPSDTLLPGESMQCLLKGTSQYGHYVNIVYVSGESNGIIVNNSDTGEYYGYDNSGGDYPVAVPTAHPIITASLVGIFGVVILRRSREE, encoded by the coding sequence ATGACTTTATACGATTCTAAACCTGATAAAGTCCAGAATATGTTGTGGTGGGATATTATAGAAAATCAACAAGTTGATGATGAAATCTTTAAAGCATCGTCTGCTGAATATTCAGCAGACTCTACAACCAACCAAAATACTAGAATTTTAATTGATGTTAATTTAGATTTGTTAAATGCTACAAACAAGAAAACAGTAAACGATGATTTAAATCGTTTAGGTGCTTACAATATTGCTTTTTATGAACAGGTCAATTCTATTGGAGCAGATTTTCCAATAAGTAAATTATCTGACCTCTCAGTTCTTGATTATGTTGTAAGCATTCTTGATGCCGATGCTCCAATTTTTGAGCCACAACTTGATAGAAGTATACCGGCAATCCAAGCAGACTATGCTAATTCTTTAGGTTTGACCGGAAAGGGTGTCAGGATAGCAGTTCTCGATACGGGTATTAACCATAGCACCGGTTTAATCAATATTGCTAAAGATGAAGATGGAAAATTAATTCAATACAGTGTTCACGATGAATCTACTGAGGATGATTCAGTAGAGGATTATGATGGGCACGGAACACATGTTGCAGGTATCATAGCTTCACAACCACATATGTGCAATGGAAATTTGATACAAGGCGTCGCACCAGACTCTGAAATAGTTCCCATTAAAGTTCTAGGAGGAGGTTCTGGAACAGAAGATATCGCCAAAGGTATTAATTGGGCAACAGAGCAGGAAGTAGATATAATCAGTATGAGTATTGGTACTGCCTATCCTGATAATTATCCAGGATATTGGGATATTTCACATCCACTTATCACTCAAATGAATAATGTTAGAACCGCAATTGAAAGAGGGGTAATTGTAGTTATTAGTTCTGGAAATTTAGCTGATAATCACAATTCTTCAAGACTTAATAAAGGGCAATCTGTAGTAATTCCATTTTATGCACAAAATGAGATTAAAATATGTTTCTACAAGGAAACTATTGAGGATAAGTTTAGGATTTCTCTCTATGATCCAAACGGAAATTTGAATACATCTTTTGTTTATGATAATGAATTTGATTACTCAGTATATCGGACGTTAAATGTCTCGCCAAATACAGGTACTTGGCAGCTCAATATAACAAGAGACAATTTTGCTACAGGAGATGGAAAATATGAACTTATTATCAATGATTTAGACGGAAAAGGTATAGCTTATATTAACAGGGATTATAGGTCTAATTTGCATTCTATAACAATACCTGGAAATGTGGAACAAGCTATCACTGTAGGAGCTTCTTCTGTTTATGGCCACGGAAACATCGTAGACTTTAGTTCGCGAGGACCTACCAGAAATGGAAATTTAAAGCCAGATATTGTTGCACCGGGTGATTGTATTTTTTCATTGGTACCAGCTTCTGCAAAATATCCAAGTGGCCACGCATATAAATCTGGCACAAGTCAAGCAGCGCCACATGTATCTGGTGCTGCCGCTTTGCTGATTCAGCATTATCGTGAACAATACAATCGCGATTTAAGCCCCGCTGAAATAAAGGCACTTTTGATGGGATCGGCAGTCGACAGAGGTGGTAACATCAGTGAATCCATAGACAATGACTATGGAGCAGGTATACTGAATGTCTATGCAAGTACGCTGTTCACAGTAGCTGATGATGAGGTTGGTGGCCGTTTATTCCCTGACGATGATGATGACTGTAACATCACCGTACCTGAAAATGCTCCTCCATGGCTTAAAAACAAGGGCATGCTTTACTGGTCAGATTCAGATGACGACATTGACTTGTCTCTATTTGATTCTGATAGTAAATTAATATCTTCCAGTGACCTTTTAGTTCCAATAATTACAAGAATGATTTCAGATAATCCCAGTGCTGGTATTTGGAGATACACTATTACTGGAAAATCATATGGTGATTCTGGTTGGGATTTATGGGATGAATCTGAGAAATGGTATTTAGCAACTTCTTATCCATCCAGTGATATCTTTGAAGAAGAAACTGGAAGCATAACAAATGATGACATCAATAACTATTATATTGAGGTTCCAGACAATGCGGAATATATTCGGACACTGATCTATTGGGAGGATGCAAATAACAATCTCGATATAAAGTTGTATGATCCTGATAATAATTTGATAGATAACTCTACTCTGGCTGATGTTTCTGTTGAACAGGTAGGTATACATTCTCCAAATTCTGGAAAATGGAGGCTGGAAATCAACGGTACAAGTGTTGCAAACCCTCAACCATATAGCATACTTTGTAACTATCAACCTGTTGAATGTGAATCTAATTCAGATGTTTCACTGATAATAGATAGCTCTGGAAGTATGGGTTCGAATGATCCTAGTGATTTACGTAAACAGGCTGCAAAGATGTTTATTGATCTGGCATCTGAGGATGATCAATTGGCAGTAATCGATTTTGATGGTTCTGCACGTATTTGGCATTCTTTGTCACTAGTTGGAACATCGAGAGGCAACTTAAAAACTGCTGTTGATAAGGTTGATTCTTCAGGATCAACGGATATTGCTGCAGGTTTATGGCTAGGCTACAATGAATTAAATGGACCAAACGCCAATGACCTAAACGGAAAAGCAGATGTACTTTTAACAGATGGTCAAAGTTCTGTTGACACAAGTTCGATAGTAGCTGCGTATGTGGATAAAGGATGGCCAATTTATTCGATAGGTTTGTCCAGTTCAGCTGCTAAGGATTTGCTAGAAGATATATCTTCAAAGACTGGTGGAGTATACTATGATGCTCCGACAAGCGAGGCATTGCAGGACATCTACTATCAGATCAGAAATTTGGTTATGAACGTTCAGGAATTGGAAAGAGAAAGTGGTAACATTGCTCAGGGTGAATCTAGAGAAGGAACTTTTGATGTTGATAATTCAGTTGATGAGATGGATGTAGGAACAAGCTGGCCGGGAAGTGATCTGGATTTGATATTGTTCTATCCTAACGGTAGTCAGGTATTATTAGACTCTAATTCTCAAAGTGGCACTACGGATTCAGATATAAACTTCGTTTCTTCAAATACGTATGAGATATACAAGCTCAGAAATCCTCCGGCCGGAGTGTGGAAATATAGGATTGATGCAATTGAAGTACAAGGTTCAGAGCCATATACTTTTACAGTTTCTGCAGTGACATCAACAAAACTTTTGGTAACCATGGATGAAACTGAGTATTCAACAGGTGAATTCTGCACGATAACTGCAGATTTCTTTGATGAACAAAAAGGAATCTCTAACGCATCTATTGGTGTGGAAGTAATTTGTCCTGATTTAACATTAGAAACGTTCGATTTGGTGGAAGTAAACGATGGTGCTTATAAAGGTGAATCTCCTGCATTTGAACAACCTGGTTTATATCATATTAGTGTAAAGGCTACCAATGATAATATAAGAAGGCAAAAAACATTTGAAATAGATGCAAAAGAAGTCTTGTGGGCGAACTTTGATGCAGATTGTATGGCTGGTTCTGCTCCTCTGGCTGTAAATTTCAGTGACTTGTCAACTGGGAACCCTACTGCATGTGAATGGGATTTTGGTGACGGGACACCTACATCTGTTGAATGGAATCCTGTCCATGAATACAATGCAGCAGGTAGCTATAATGTTACTTTAAGAGTTTGGGATGCTACAGAATCATGCATATCAACTAAAGAACATTTTATACAAATTTTAGATGCCTCCATCTCATCTATTTCAGTCGAAAAGTTTACAAATGGATATGATGCAGACACTGATGCGCTCCCAAGTATCCCTATTGGAAACGCAGTTGAATGGGTTTATGTCATAAATAACACAGGAGATATTCCTCTTTTCAATATCAAGCTTGAAGATGATGTGGAAGGGGAGATTATGTGTCCATCTGATACATTATTGCCTGGTGAATCAATGCAGTGTTTGTTGAAGGGGACTTCCCAATATGGACATTACGTTAACATAGTATATGTGAGTGGAGAATCGAATGGTATAATTGTGAACAATAGTGACACTGGAGAATACTACGGTTATGATAATAGTGGTGGAGATTACCCGGTTGCAGTTCCTACTGCTCATCCGATCATCACTGCGAGTTTAGTTGGTATCTTTGGAGTTGTTATTTTGCGCAGATCAAGAGAAGAGTAG
- a CDS encoding IS66 family transposase, producing the protein MCIDREEILAVYEAGPEAVVELVTRLLGIIEHQSLQIAQLEERVRHLEEMLEKNSRNSSKPPSTDSYARNKPTVKSQRKKTNKHVGGQNGHPGTTLRINDDPDEVIVHPVNQCVNCGRSLASVPSNYERRQVFDIPPITINCIEHRCEIKTCPKCSHVNKALFPDGVTQPTQYGHRVKSFAVYLHTYQLLPYQRVTKLFSDILGCKISPATLVNTERSCFEKLGAFENTVKHLLKESPVINLDETGMRINAVRNWLHVAGTDKLTYYFAHRKRGSEAMDAMGILPGYTGVATHDFWKPYNKYECQHSLCNAHLLRELTGASENSDQQWTKIMSDLLICIKHHVDNDLLDTELIQRFSEDYDHITCLGVNENPPDPESNVRSKKRGRKKQTTVKNLLDRFIGHKEDILRFMYDQNVPFDNNQAERDIRMTKVQQKISGTFRSKQGAKNFCRIRGYVSTVNKNSESVIDAISAIFYGNSFVPKLQN; encoded by the coding sequence ATTTGTATAGACCGCGAAGAAATACTTGCAGTTTATGAAGCTGGTCCAGAAGCAGTAGTAGAACTTGTAACTCGATTACTTGGGATAATTGAACATCAATCTCTCCAAATTGCACAACTTGAAGAGCGTGTCAGGCATTTGGAAGAAATGCTTGAAAAGAATAGTCGCAACAGTAGCAAACCACCTTCTACTGATTCTTATGCACGGAATAAACCAACCGTTAAAAGTCAAAGAAAAAAGACCAATAAGCATGTAGGTGGTCAAAACGGTCATCCTGGTACTACATTAAGAATAAATGATGATCCGGATGAAGTTATTGTTCATCCTGTTAATCAATGCGTCAATTGTGGGAGATCGTTAGCTTCTGTTCCCTCTAACTATGAAAGAAGACAGGTCTTTGACATTCCTCCTATAACTATCAATTGCATTGAACATCGTTGCGAGATTAAAACATGTCCCAAATGTTCTCATGTAAACAAAGCTCTTTTTCCAGATGGTGTAACTCAGCCGACTCAATACGGTCATCGAGTTAAGTCATTTGCAGTTTATTTGCACACTTACCAATTACTTCCTTATCAGCGTGTTACCAAGTTGTTCTCTGATATTTTGGGATGCAAGATAAGTCCTGCTACTTTGGTGAACACGGAACGTAGTTGTTTTGAGAAGCTTGGAGCTTTTGAAAATACAGTGAAACATCTCCTGAAAGAATCTCCTGTCATCAATCTGGATGAAACAGGAATGAGAATAAATGCAGTTCGTAATTGGCTTCATGTGGCAGGTACAGACAAACTGACCTATTATTTTGCACATCGTAAAAGGGGCTCAGAAGCAATGGATGCTATGGGCATATTACCAGGTTACACTGGTGTTGCAACACATGATTTTTGGAAACCGTACAACAAATATGAATGTCAACATTCATTATGTAATGCACATTTATTACGAGAGTTAACTGGAGCTTCCGAAAACAGTGATCAACAGTGGACAAAGATAATGAGTGATCTCTTGATATGCATTAAACATCATGTTGATAATGATCTTTTAGATACTGAGCTAATTCAAAGGTTCAGTGAGGATTATGATCACATAACTTGTTTAGGAGTGAATGAAAATCCTCCTGATCCGGAATCAAATGTGCGGTCTAAAAAACGAGGACGTAAGAAGCAGACCACGGTAAAGAATTTGCTGGATAGGTTTATTGGCCATAAAGAGGATATCTTGCGATTTATGTACGACCAAAACGTTCCGTTTGATAACAATCAGGCTGAAAGAGATATCAGAATGACGAAAGTACAGCAGAAGATATCAGGTACTTTCCGCAGTAAACAGGGTGCAAAAAATTTCTGCCGTATAAGAGGATACGTGTCTACTGTTAATAAGAATTCTGAATCTGTTATCGATGCAATTAGTGCAATATTTTATGGCAATTCATTTGTTCCAAAGTTGCAGAATTGA